GAGAGTGCGGCCAACCGGTACACGGGCGTCGATGACGCTGTCGCGATGTCCACTGTGTTCCCTTGCGCGGTAACGCGGGTCATAAATCAACAGCGTAGGCGTTTGCTCGCATGTTCGGCGGGCGCACGGCACACGCTGTCCGGATCGAGGTAGTTTATGCGCCATTGCGTTATTCCGTCGGGGCGGCCCCGGGATGACCAGGGCGGCCCGGTGGTAATTCGGCGGGATATCTCGTTGCTCGATATTCGCCGATATGCGCCTCAGGCAGTCTTTCCGGTTCCCGGGCCACCCTCGGCGACCCGAATATGCTGCGCAGTGACCGCTTCGGCGGCGTCGCTCGCCAGAAACGCGACCACTTCCGAGATTTCGGTTGTTTCGCTCACGGGACCGAGCAGGCGCGCTGCGGTGGTCGCGTTCGGGTCGAGGTTGCCGGTCGCCGCACTCACCGCGTTGACGGCGATGCGCCGCGGTGTGAAGTCCGCGGCCAGTGCGCGGGTGAACTCCGCGATTGCCCCCGTGGCGGCCTCGTCGACGGTATTGCCCGGCGGGGCGGCGTTCGCGACGGTGATGACCCGTCCGCCGTCGGCCAGATGCGCCGAGGCGAGTTGCAGGCCGTGCAGCACGCCTCGCGCCGGGGTCGCGAAGGCGCTGTCGAATTCGTCCGCGGTGAGCTCGGCCAGGGAAGTGCTGAGCGCGGCAGCCGTGGTGGTCACCAGCACATCCCAGTGCCCGCACTCTTCGAGCAGGGCCTGCACCAGTTCCTCGTATTCGAGGCGATCGCCGATATCGGCCGCGAGCGCCAGCGCCGAACCGCCGGAGCCGGTGATCTCCTTGACCACATCGGCCGCCGATTCCGGTGCGTGCGGATGCTGGATCACCACCTGTGCGCCCTGCGCGGCGAGCGAGACGGCGATCTTCTTGCCGACGCCGGTGTCGCCACCGGTGATCAGCACGGTCTTCCCGGCCAGCGTTCCGGTGACGTCCTCGGCGGGTGCGCGCATGATTCGGCCTTTCGGAGGGGGCGAAACCGATTCTGCCCCAAGGTGAGCCACCCTCCCGGCCGAACCGCGCCGATCAGCGCGATGGTGAGGGGTGTCACCCCGGCGTGCTGCGCCAGGCGGGGCGGCGGGCATTGGTGAGCCAGCGCAGGATCCACTCCGCGGGGCCGTATCGGTAGCGGCGCAACCACACCGCGCTGACCACCAGCTGGAGCCCGAAGACGAGCACCGCCACCGCCATGGTCGCGGCGGGCGACAGGCGGCCCGCCCAGCCGAGACCGACGCCGGTGAACAGGAGCAGGCCGATCGCGGATTGACCGAGATAGTTGGTCAGCGCGATCCGTCCGGCCGGGGCCAGCGCGGTGCGGATCCACGCGGTGCGGGGGCTGTGCATCAGCCGCAGCAGCGTCGCGACGTACGCGGCCGACAGCAGGGGCGCGGTGGCGACGCTGACCGCCACCGCGAGCGTGGTGCCGGTCCCGCCGCCGAGGGTGTAGAGCACGCTGCCCGCCAAGCCGATCGAGAAGCCGATCCACTGGATGCGGCGCAGCACCGGTTCGTCACCCCGCACCCGCGCCAGCAGCTTGCGGCGACCCGCGACCAGGCCGAGCAGGAACATCGCCAGCGCGGTCGGCCCCTGCAGGGTGATGGCCTGCAGGATCAGCAGCGGGAGTCCGTCGAGGTGGGTGCCGATGATCTCGCCCCAGCCACCGAGCATGGCCGCGGTTGTTTGCTCGGCGTTGGCTCGCGCCTGTTCCGGCGCAGGCAGCCAAGCGGCGGTATCCAGGAACAACCCGCTGATCAGCAGGCTTGACAGCACCAGGCCGTAGAGCACGCCGGCGATGCGCAGCGCGGTCCGGTCGGTGACCCTTCGCAGCAGGAAAAGCGCGAGGCAGGCGAGCGCGTAGGTGGTGAGCACATCGCCGCCGTACAGGAACACGATGTGCGCGACACCGATGAGGAACAACCCGGCGATGCGCCGCAGCATGCGCGGTCCGAATGCCGCGCCGGCGTCGGCCGCCGCGGTCAGCTGCAGGGTGAAGCTGTAGCCGAACAGGAACGAGAACAGCAGATAGAACTTCATGTCGACGAAGACCGTGGACAGTCCGCGGACCACCTCGTCGACCGGACCGGCGAACGCCGGATCGGTCACCAGGTTCCCCGGGTAGCCGGACGACATGAACGTGATGTTGACGATGAAAATGCCCAGCAGGGCGAAGCCGCGTAGCGCGTCTACGTCGTAGACACGGGTGCGCGGGGTGACCAGTTGATCGGTCATGGGCTGCCAGCTTCCTCGATTGACCGCGAATCTTAAATATCTAGTGGATACTATCCAATAGATACTATCTATGCGGCTAGTATGCAACCGGTCCTTTGTGCCGAACTCGAGGAAGG
This genomic stretch from Nocardia brasiliensis ATCC 700358 harbors:
- a CDS encoding SDR family oxidoreductase, with the protein product MRAPAEDVTGTLAGKTVLITGGDTGVGKKIAVSLAAQGAQVVIQHPHAPESAADVVKEITGSGGSALALAADIGDRLEYEELVQALLEECGHWDVLVTTTAAALSTSLAELTADEFDSAFATPARGVLHGLQLASAHLADGGRVITVANAAPPGNTVDEAATGAIAEFTRALAADFTPRRIAVNAVSAATGNLDPNATTAARLLGPVSETTEISEVVAFLASDAAEAVTAQHIRVAEGGPGTGKTA
- a CDS encoding DUF418 domain-containing protein, which translates into the protein MTDQLVTPRTRVYDVDALRGFALLGIFIVNITFMSSGYPGNLVTDPAFAGPVDEVVRGLSTVFVDMKFYLLFSFLFGYSFTLQLTAAADAGAAFGPRMLRRIAGLFLIGVAHIVFLYGGDVLTTYALACLALFLLRRVTDRTALRIAGVLYGLVLSSLLISGLFLDTAAWLPAPEQARANAEQTTAAMLGGWGEIIGTHLDGLPLLILQAITLQGPTALAMFLLGLVAGRRKLLARVRGDEPVLRRIQWIGFSIGLAGSVLYTLGGGTGTTLAVAVSVATAPLLSAAYVATLLRLMHSPRTAWIRTALAPAGRIALTNYLGQSAIGLLLFTGVGLGWAGRLSPAATMAVAVLVFGLQLVVSAVWLRRYRYGPAEWILRWLTNARRPAWRSTPG